In Nilaparvata lugens isolate BPH chromosome 5, ASM1435652v1, whole genome shotgun sequence, the following proteins share a genomic window:
- the LOC120351441 gene encoding uncharacterized protein K02A2.6-like isoform X1, which translates to MPNASSARRIPMKIQDKFKGKVDLSMADMVHCVTENGEVEFSEKRLNKFVTETQNDDVLRKVIDYCENGWLNNIVDGGELRHFFKIRNEIQFSKGLLYYNARIIIPKNLRDFILNRLHETHLGETKMNSIASKYYYWPGIRANIKNLAESCTHCQKYRRSNVRSPMLSHEIPDFPFLKIGVDIAEVKGIAYLIVVDYYSRWLEITKMNSKTSSAVKSILSQLFGRFGIPQIIIADNNPFGSQEMIQFAKEWDFKIITISPRYSQSNGLAEKGVNIAKTMIRKCAESKTDLNLSLLNYRNSCVAGLNYSPAQLMFGRMIRTKFPYPQDSLKLHQLPREEIAVQMKNHKFQQKETYDKQSRKHVSYFKENQLMPHGPMW; encoded by the exons ATGCCAAATGCCAGTTCAGCGAGACGTATACCAATGAAGATTCAAGACAAATTTAAaggaaaagttgatttgagCATGGCGGATATGGTTCATTGTGTTACTGAGAATGGCGAAGTTGAATTTTCAGAGAAACGCTTGAATAAATTTGTAACAGAAACACAGAATGATGATGTTCTTCGGAAAGTTATAGATTATTGTGAAAATGGCTGGCTTAATAACATAGTTGATGGAGGAGAACTAaggcattttttcaaaataagaaatgaaatacaatttaGCAAGGGTCTATTGTATTATAATGCAAGAATTATTATACCCAAGAATTTGAGAGATTTTATCTTGAATAGGCTCCATGAAACGCACTTAGgagaaacaaaaatgaacagcattgcctcaaaatattattattggccAGGAATAAGagcaaacataaaaaatctggcTGAATCTTGCACGCATTGCCAAAAATATAGAAGGTCCAATGTAAGAAGTCCAATGCTTTCTCATGAAATACccgattttccatttttaaaaattggagTGGATATAGCTGAGGTAAAAGGAATAGCTTATCTCATAGTTGTGGATTATTATTCAAGGTggcttgaaataacaaaaatgaacagtaagACAAGTTCGGCTGTTAAATCTATTTTATCCCAGTTATTTGGCAGGTTTGGAATTCCGCAGATTATAATAGCTGATAATAATCCGTTTGGCTCCCAAGAAATGATACAGTTCGCAAAGGAGTgggattttaaaattattacaataagtcCTCGTTATTCTCAGTCTAACGGCTTAGCTGAAAAGGGAGTGAACATAGCAAAGACTATGATAAGAAAGTGTGCTGAAAGCAAAACCGATTTAAACTTGAGTTTGCTTAACTATCGGAATAGTTGTGTTGCGGGTCTCAATTATTCTCCTGCTCAGTTAATGTTTGGTCGAATGATAAGAACAAAGTTCCCTTATCCTCAAGATAGTTTGAAACTTCATCAACTTCCTCGGGAAGAAATAGCAGTGCAAATGAAGAACCATAAATTCCAACAGAAAGAAACATACGATAAGCAGTCACGGAAACATGTAtcttatttcaaagaaaatcagC TGATGCCCCACGGTCCTATGTGGTGA
- the LOC120351441 gene encoding uncharacterized protein K02A2.6-like isoform X2: MPNASSARRIPMKIQDKFKGKVDLSMADMVHCVTENGEVEFSEKRLNKFVTETQNDDVLRKVIDYCENGWLNNIVDGGELRHFFKIRNEIQFSKGLLYYNARIIIPKNLRDFILNRLHETHLGETKMNSIASKYYYWPGIRANIKNLAESCTHCQKYRRSNVRSPMLSHEIPDFPFLKIGVDIAEVKGIAYLIVVDYYSRWLEITKMNSKTSSAVKSILSQLFGRFGIPQIIIADNNPFGSQEMIQFAKEWDFKIITISPRYSQSNGLAEKGVNIAKTMIRKCAESKTDLNLSLLNYRNSCVAGLNYSPAQLMFGRMIRTKFPYPQDSLKLHQLPREEIAVQMKNHKFQQKETYDKQSRKHVSYFKENQLMPHGPMW, from the exons ATGCCAAATGCCAGTTCAGCGAGACGTATACCAATGAAGATTCAAGACAAATTTAAaggaaaagttgatttgagCATGGCGGATATGGTTCATTGTGTTACTGAGAATGGCGAAGTTGAATTTTCAGAGAAACGCTTGAATAAATTTGTAACAGAAACACAGAATGATGATGTTCTTCGGAAAGTTATAGATTATTGTGAAAATGGCTGGCTTAATAACATAGTTGATGGAGGAGAACTAaggcattttttcaaaataagaaatgaaatacaatttaGCAAGGGTCTATTGTATTATAATGCAAGAATTATTATACCCAAGAATTTGAGAGATTTTATCTTGAATAGGCTCCATGAAACGCACTTAGgagaaacaaaaatgaacagcattgcctcaaaatattattattggccAGGAATAAGagcaaacataaaaaatctggcTGAATCTTGCACGCATTGCCAAAAATATAGAAGGTCCAATGTAAGAAGTCCAATGCTTTCTCATGAAATACccgattttccatttttaaaaattggagTGGATATAGCTGAGGTAAAAGGAATAGCTTATCTCATAGTTGTGGATTATTATTCAAGGTggcttgaaataacaaaaatgaacagtaagACAAGTTCGGCTGTTAAATCTATTTTATCCCAGTTATTTGGCAGGTTTGGAATTCCGCAGATTATAATAGCTGATAATAATCCGTTTGGCTCCCAAGAAATGATACAGTTCGCAAAGGAGTgggattttaaaattattacaataagtcCTCGTTATTCTCAGTCTAACGGCTTAGCTGAAAAGGGAGTGAACATAGCAAAGACTATGATAAGAAAGTGTGCTGAAAGCAAAACCGATTTAAACTTGAGTTTGCTTAACTATCGGAATAGTTGTGTTGCGGGTCTCAATTATTCTCCTGCTCAGTTAATGTTTGGTCGAATGATAAGAACAAAGTTCCCTTATCCTCAAGATAGTTTGAAACTTCATCAACTTCCTCGGGAAGAAATAGCAGTGCAAATGAAGAACCATAAATTCCAACAGAAAGAAACATACGATAAGCAGTCACGGAAACATGTAtcttatttcaaagaaaatc AGCTGATGCCCCACGGTCCTATGTGGTGA
- the LOC111052262 gene encoding actin-related protein 2/3 complex subunit 1A-A yields the protein MFEKHSFGVNPIICHAWNKDRTQIALTPNNHEVHIYQRNGSDWALVDVLDQHDLRVNGIDWAPNTNRIVTCSADRNAYVWKQGEDGKWKPTLVLLRMNRAATCVKWSPKENKFAVGCGARLISVCYFESENDWWVSKHIKKPIRSTVTTIDWHPNNVLLVAGSTDFKVRVFSAFVKDIDEPAAPTPWGSKPLGQMLAEFQNSPCGGGWIHSVAFSGDGNRICWVSHDSSICVADASRSNAVCKLRTESLPFLNCFWVGNNSIVVAGHNCCPLLYTVDEEGSLQFSCKLDASQKKEAGGLSAMKKFQSLDRQARIENSDTELDTIHQNAITCLCIYEGTRGRATKFSSSGADGQLVLWDIKSLESSIQGLKIV from the exons atgtttgaaaaacatagttttggaGTAAATCCTATAATTTGTCATGCTTGGAATAAAGATAGAACGC AAATTGCCCTGACACCAAACAACCATGAAGTTCATATTTATCAAAGGAACGGAAGTGATTGGGCTCTAGTAGACGTATTGGATCAACACGATCTTCGAGTGAATGGTATTGATTGGGCGCCCAACACCAATCGCATTGTCACATGTTCTGCT GATAGAAACGCTTATGTATGGAAGCAAGGAGAAGATGGAAAATGGAAGCCGACTCTGGTCCTTCTGCGGATGAACAGGGCAGCAACCTGTGTGAAATGGTCGCCGAAAG AGAACAAATTCGCCGTCGGCTGCGGTGCCCGACTGATATCAGTGTGCTACTTTGAGAGCGAGAATGACTGGTGGGTGTCGAAGCACATCAAGAAGCCGATCCGATCGACGGTGACGACCATCGACTGGCACCCGAACAATGTTCTGCTTGTGGCCGGGTCGACCGACTTCAAAGTGCGCGTGTTCTCCGCCTTTGTCAAGGACATCGATGAGCCCGCCGCACCCACGCCCTGGGGGTCCAAGCCGCTCGGACAGATGCTGGCGGAGTTCCAGAATTCGCCGTGTGGGG GAGGCTGGATTCACAGTGTGGCATTTTCTGGTGATGGCAACCGCATATGCTGGGTGAGCCATGACTCGTCGATTTGTGTCGCAGATGCGTCTCGAAGCAACGCCGTCTGCAAACTGCGCACTGAATCGCTGCCTTTCCTCAACTGCTTCTGGGTTGGCAATAATTCGATCGTAGTAGCC GGTCACAATTGCTGTCCTTTACTTTACACTGTCGATGAGGAAGGATCGTTACAGTTTTCATGCAAATTAGATGCTTCACAGAAAAAAGAAGCTGGTGGATTAAG TGCAATGAAGAAATTCCAGAGCCTGGACCGACAGGCAAGAATCGAGAACAGCGACACGGAGCTGGACACGATTCACCAGAATGCGATCACGTGTCTGTGCATCTACGAGGGCACCAGAGGTCGCGCCACCAAGTTCTCCAGCAGCGGTGCTGACGGCCAGCTGGTGCTCTGGGACATCAAG TCTCTGGAAAGCTCAATTCaaggattgaaaatagtttaa